Below is a genomic region from Alkalinema sp. FACHB-956.
TGAAATTAACCCGCTAGCGGTGGATCACGCCGGTCAGATCATGGCCTTAGATGGCAAGGTGACGGTCAACGATGGCTCCTTAGGGCGACATCCTGATCTCGCGAGTTTGAGCGAATCCCCGATCGTCAATCCCCTCGATCGGCAACCGGAACTGCAAATGACCATGGATACCAATGGGTCGATCGGCTTGATTTGCAATGGCGCGGGGTTGACCATGGCTACGCTAGATTTGGTGTATCAGGCCGGTGGTAAGCCCCTGTGTTTTCTCAACATCGGCAGCGAAACCCACCATCAATGGCTCCCCAATACCCTGTGTCAACGCTTGGATCAGGGGCTCCATCGCATGGGGCAACAGTCCCAACTTAAGATCATTTTAGTCAACTTAGTTGGCGGCATTGTTTCCTGCCAAGATATTGCCCAGACGTTAGTGGAGTTCCTGCAAAATCACACCCACAATGTGCGAACTTATACCCGGACTCAAGAAGACACGATCGTCAGCCGAGTCACCTTTACACCGCAAGTGATTGTGCGCCTCGCGGGCAAGGACTACGAAGCTGCTAAGGAAATCCTGAGTGGAACGTCGATCGTGGTTCTGGAGGATCTGGATGCAGCGATCAAGGAAGTGATGCAGCGAGTTAAACCTAATAAAACCTCGTCTTAACCAATACTTAACCCGAAGGAAACTCAGTAATTTTACGGAAATTCTTGAGTGGCCCAAGATCGGACGAAGACATCCGGGCATTGTAGGAAATGTCATCCATCTAGCCACAGCCCTCAACTAAAATCGCTATCCTATAAGCTTCACCTTATGTGTGCGCCAAGAATCCTGGGAGAGTGGTGGCTGTAAACTTGCTATCTTTTCAGCACGCAGGGAGTGGGGCTCGATCCTCAAACAGCTTGCGAGTTTGGAGACAACCGTTTTATAGTCCATAGCACAAGCTCTCAGGCGAATGTTTGAGCGAATGGATTCTTCCTGCCAAAGAATAAGTAATTTCGCTCAAGAATAATTAATCCAGTGCAGTTTGATATTTATGATTTTTTCGCCCACTAGCCAAGTCATTATTCAAGGGATCACAGAACCCCTAGGAATGACCTATGCTCCGTTAATGAAAACCTACGGCACTCATATTATTGCAGGGGTGAGTCCGGGGTATGGAGGCAGCACAGTGGCCGATATTCCGATTTACGACATGGTTGAACAAATTCCCACGATCGCGCGGGGCATCTCAACCACAGTTATCTGCACCCATCCCTATGCAGCCTTGGATGCGGCGCTGGAGGCCATTCGAGCTGGCATTCGGCAAATTATTCTCATTAGCCAAGGGATTCCGCCCCTAGATATGGTGCATCTTGTGCGCCAAGCGGAGGCAACGGAAACGTTGGTGGTTGGCCCCAATGGCCCTGGAGTGATTGTGCCAGGACAGTTATTGTTGGGCATTCATCCCCCCGATTTCTACATGCCAGGGAATGTAGGATTAATCACCCGCAATGGCCCCCTAACCTATGAAATTGCCCGCACCTTAACCAGGGCGGGGATTGGACAGTCGATCGGGGTCAGTATTGGCTGTGATGCGATCGTGGGTTCCACGTTTCCCCAATGGCTACAAATTCTGGAGGAAGACGACCAAACGGAGGCGATCGTTTTAGTGGGAGAGATTGGCGGCGATAGTGAAGAACGGGCAGCCCACTATATTTCAGAGGCGATCGATAAGCCCGTTGTCGCTTACATTGCTGGTCACACTGCTCCGCGTAATCGTCGAATTGGCCATGCAGGGGCCATTATTGAATCCAAAACCTTCGACTTTGGCCCAGATATTGGGACAGCAGAAAGTAAAGTAGCGGCCTTCAAGCGGGCGGGAGTTCCCGTGGCCGAGCGTCCCTCCCAAATTCCTGATTTGGTGCATAAATTGCTGAAGCGATCGCCTTCAAAACTCCAAGCCTCATGACACAAAGAACTTTTGCGATCGCTGACACTCTGAGGGATTTATCTGGCTCATAGCTGTCTCATAGAGATTTTTCTGTGAACCAGAAAAATCTAAGTGCAAGGGGTTAACTGAGGCGTTCCGAGAGGTAATCTGCGGTTGCTTCCACTAGCGCGATCGCGTTGTCGTAGTCCATTCGGGTGGGGCCTAAAACGCCAATACTCCCCACAGGAATGTTGCCGCGATGGTAGGTGGAGGAAATGAGTGTGCAGGAACGAATCGGTTCAAGGGGATTTTCTGCACCAATGCGCACCATCACCCGTCGATCGCGGGAGGCTTGTAAATCGCCACCTTGGGGTCGATCGAAAATCAAAGGCACCAGTTGCTGTTGCCCTTCTTCTAATAATTGCAAAATGGTTTGTAACTGTTGCAACTCGGAAAACTCCGGTTGCCGCAGCACTTCTGCCAAGCCGCTAATCAAAATCTGAGTGGGCGCAGCCCCCTGAGCCAGCCGTTGATCCACTTCCTGGACGATCGCGGTCAGCAAGCTACCATACCGCTCAAATTCCTGTCCCAGTTCCCGCCAGTCCACGGCCTGCACATCCACTAACGTTTTGCCTCGGAGGCGATCGTTCAAAAAGTTGGACAACACCTGTAATTCCTGCTCCAACAATTCCGCATCTTCCGGCTCCGGCGATTCCGGCAAATCCATCAGCACCGACTGCGTTTCATAGGTATCTGTCACCAGAATTAGCATCACTCGCTTGGGGTCAACTTGCACCAGTTGCAAATGGCGCAGCTCCAAATTGTGGGTGAGCGGGGTCGTAATCAGGGTGATGTAGCCACTCAAAGTTGCAAGAATTTGTGCAGCACCTTTTAAAACAGCTTCTGCGCTCCAGTTGCTTGCCTGCAAGCGATCGGCCAACAATCGTTCTACCTGGGGCGTCATCTGTGGCATGGGCTGCATCAAATGATCCACATACAATCGATAGCCCGAATCCGACGGAACTCTGCCCGCCGAGGTATGGGGCTGATACAACAGGCCCGCTTTCTCCAAAAACCCCATGGCATTCCGAATCGTCGCGGAACTCACACTCATCTTATATTCTTTAACCAGTACTTCTGATCCGACGGGTTCTGCGGTGGCAACATAGTGTCGTACCGTAGCCCAAAGAACCTGCTGCTGGCGGTTGTTAAGGGTGACTTGAATAGACATTTTGAAGCTACTGGGAAGGGAACTAAACGGGCGTTAAATGAGGATTAAAACGGATTAAGGTTCAAAACAGATTCAGTACAGATGCAGTTAAAACAGATGCAGGGAAACCTGCTGCTCGCGTAAAATCACTGACTATTGACCAACTGACGGCCCATTGGACCAACTGACGGCCCACAGACTGACTGCCCTTCAGCACAAGATTGCTATGGAAACTCCGGTCCGCAGGCGATTCCGGTTCGCAAGCAATATTTCCGCAGGCAATCCTGGAGTCGTCAAGGTGCGATCGAAGAAATTCTAAAAATGTAGAAAAATCTTGACGGACAACTTCACGCTCCGATCTCCTAGCAGACTCAACAGAACGTAACAGACTCAACAGACTTCTGGCACAGAACCCGGAAGTTGTTAAGTTTTTGCAATTTCTGCAATGATGTGTCCCTAAGATAGCAGATCTCGTTTTCTGTCGTTGCTGAGGGTGAGCAGTTTTGGCGCAATTTTCAAAAGCAAGAATGCAGCATTTGTAGGCAGTTCTCTCCCTTGGCAGAGTCCCACCTGATTTGCACTTGTCAAAATTCTTGCACTTGTCAAAATTCGCCGATCGTCTAGTCAAACCAGAAGGCTGGCTAGTAGCGAGGAATCGACGGATCGATCAATACGGAGTAAGCGTCAATCCCCCCAGTAATATTCTTCACTTGCGTAAATCCCTGTCCCATCAGCCATTGGCACATCTGGGCCGATCTCATACCGTGATGACACAACACCACAATGGCTTGATCCGCATCCAGACGACTGTGAATATCCCGCGACCAGACTTCGTACTGGCTTAAGGGGAGACTGATGCTATTCGGTAACTGCGCGATCGCCAGTTCTTCCGGCTCACGGACATCCACGAGTTGCAAGGAATCCGGCATATTGGCCAATTGTTGAGCCAGTTCTTCAACACTAATGCTGGGCAGAGTGGGTTGAAACATAGGAATGGAGACTTAACAGGCTGGGGACTAACGGACTAGGGACTAACAGGCTGGGGACTTAACGGTCTGAGAACTTAAAAGGATTGAAACTCAAGCTCATAGATAATCCCCGCCCAGCCTACCATGCTCTCCAATCCGCAAACGAGTCCCCGTTGATCAATCTCAGGGGATCCCCTGCATTCAACGGGTTAATAATGCGCTAACAATGAGTTCACCATTGGTTGACCGTGGTCTAAATCGCTTGTTGATTAATCACCTTGATATGGGTGGGCGGAATGTGGGCGGGTGGGCGGACGGTTTTTCGGCGGGCAAGGGCACTGTGGGGCAATACCCGCAAAATTTCATCCACCGTTGTCACCCCTGCGTTAACTTTCGCGATCGCGGCCATGCGGAAGGATTCAAAATTACTCTCCGCTAAATATCCATGGAGTTGGGTCATGGTGCCTTCATAGATAATCTGTCGCACCGTGTCGTCGATATTCAGCAGTTCAATGATGGCTTCCCGACCCAAATGTCCGGAGTTGAAACACCGTGCACAACCTTTCCCCTTCATCCAATTGTGGGCTTGGGCTTCTTCACGGGTAATGCCCAAAATCGTCAATTCTTTGTCGGTCGGGGTATAGGGTTCAGCACAATGGGGGCAGACCTTGCGCACCAACCGTTGGGCTACCACGCCTAACAAGGCATCACTCAGCAACCCAGGATCCGGCCCAATATCCTTCAAACGAGGAATCGCACTGGTGGCATCATTGGTGTGCAGGGTGGTCAGTACTAGGTGACCTGTTAAGGCTGCACGTACAGCGGTTTCTGCGGTTTCATGATCACGAATTTCCCCCACCATAATGATGTCCGGATCCTGCCGCAGAATCGATCGCAGCCCTGCTGCAAAGGTCATGCCTGCGGCTTCATGGACTTGGGTTTGGGTAATCCGGGGTAAAACGTACTCTACGGGATCCTCCACCGTCACCACGTTGACATATTCCGTGGCGATCGTCTGCAAGCTGGTGTAGAGCGTACTGGTTTTCCCAGACCCGGTTGGGCCAGTGAAGATCACCATTCCTTGGGGTTGCTTCAGCCAGGATTGGTAAATTTCCAACGTATGGGGCGTAAATCCTAACTCATCCATACCCGAAAAGGGGTTTTCGCGGGGCAGCAACCGGATCACGGCTTTTTCCCCACCGACACAGGGCAAAGTACTCACCCGCATGTCCAGCCCCATTTCATTTTGCTCACCGGAGGCGTAGCTTTCGCCGATCCGAGCATCCTGGGGACGGCGGCTCTCCGCAATATCCATACTGGACATTACTTTGAGCGCGACGATCGCCCGTCGGCTAATTTCGGGGGGCAGGGTGGTAATGTCTCGCAGAATGCCATCAATCCGATAGCGCACTCGTAACCCTTCCGCCGTAGGCTCCAAGTGAATGTCACTGGCTCGGTTGCGCAAGGCCCCCGAAATAATCGTTTTAATGCGGCCAATCTGATCTTCGGCACGGGAGAGATGCAGTTCGGTGATCTGACCAATGTCTTCCTGCTCCCGCTCTCCAGTTAAAGGATTCACCAACGGCACAGCACTGATCGTATTGCGATCCAGATGGGCCAAGTGATACCAAGTGCGATAACTTTTTTCAGCAACTGGAATCACCTTAATCTCTGTTAGCGTGCGTTCGCCGATCGCCCGTAGTTCTGCTTGAGAGAGCGCTTTGGGGCAGCCCAGGTAGTAACAATTCCGCCATAGCAGTAGCGGAATCACCGTTGGCAGGGATTGGCGATCGGCAAATTGCCGCATGAAGCGATCGCTGACTTCCCCGTCGAGGAGCTCAAAGATGACATTTCCGTCGCGATCGATCAACAACTCTAGGGCTTCATCAACGGTAATTGCGCGTTGTTTGAGTTGTTTCCAAACAGAGAGGCTAGTTGCTTTCATAGGGGTAGGGCTGGGGATGAAGGAGAATCAGTCGCTCTTGTAATATCTCTCAGCAATATCTCTCACGAGAATCCCATGGTTATGCATGGGGGGAGCACTGGCTGGATAAACCTTTTGATAACTTTACGAACATCAATTCAGAGAAATGCAGCACAGATTTAATAAGCTCCATTCAACAACTGATTAACTCCAGAGAACGGGTAGAACCACTTGTAGAACCACTTACTAGCTACTTGATCAAACTCCCTAAATCCGTAAACTACAAGTCTAGAAAAATACATCATCTCCCAAAAAGAAAGGATGCAAGTAAGAATGACGGTAAGCGTTGGGCTAAAATTGGACAATTAGGCAATTTAACCGTGAATTCAGCTAAGAATACAGAACTTCGGACTGTTCATGCTGACTTTCAACCACCATCCGAACGATGATTTGAACGAGTTCTGACCGATCTGAACGAGATCTGAATGCCGATCTGCCCGGGCAAAATCGAATCCTACCTCTCGAATCCTACCTCTCGAATCCTTAATCCGTATCCAGGACTGACTCTGTATCTAAATCCTCATCAACCGCAGATTCTAAAGGGTCTACCTGCCCCGCTGCTTCTGGTTCATGGAGGGGTGCGCTGACTTGGGTACGCTTTTCAGCCAAAAATTTCTGCATGGCCTCTCGGCGATTGGTCATGAAGCGATGCCAAAACCCTGGAATCAGCGTATCCATGCTCTTTGCGATCGACCAAACTTCCATCGCCATCATGTTATAAAAGGCTCGATCGCTGCTCCGCAGTCGCTCTAACCACTGTTCGATCGTCATGTGGTTCGGGGTTTGATCGGGCGTAGCATCCTCAGGTGGTTCAGAAGGAGGATCCGACATCTCGGGTACTGGGTTTTCGGGTTGAGGAACCGTATCATTTTCGAGCATGCTACCTAGCGTCCATCCAAAGGAATAGGCGATGTCGCAATTGTAACTATTCTCAGCATAGCCATACTTAAGCATCGACCGAGGGATTGCGGATCTATCATCGATCGTGATTCTCCGCCTCGATCCATGGGGCTAGGTGAGTTAGCCACCAGTGCTTCAACCAGCTACCGCCCCTGAGCTTTAATTTCCAGATTCCCAGAGTCTAATTCTCTCTAGGCCGATGCTATAGCATTACAGAACACCATCACAGAACACCATTACGGAACACGAAGCGTTGCTCTATTGACCCAAGACTGTGTGGAATAATAACCCTGGATTGGTTAAGCCAGATTGCCCATGAAACGTCAATCACTGTTTTCTGCTCTAACTCTTGTTGTCGCAATTCCCCTCTTGGTTGTCTTGTTGGGATTCGGTTGGATGTTATCCCAGGGGGCGTTTGGGGGGGGGGGCAGAGGGGCGACCTCTGAACCGACTGCCATGATCTTTATTCCCAAAAACGCTCCGGCTATGGTCTCCCTCTTGGGGACGCCCGATCGCTTGGCTACTGTCCGCCAAGCCTTAGTGCCTGCAAACCTGAAAAAACAAGCTCGCCAAGAATTTGAAGTATTTCGGGATAGCTTATTGGGTTCCAGCGATGCGCAATACGACCAAGCGATTAAACCCTGGCTAGGGAATGAGATTACGGCGGCCATCACGAATCTGGATGTCGATCGGGATACAGAAACGGGCAATCAGGTTGGCTATCTTCTCGCACTCACGACCAAAAATACGCAACGATCGCGGGAGTTTCTGCAATTGTTTTGGCAGCAGCGTGCCGTTTCTCCCCAAGATTTGGTGTTAGAGCAATACCAAGGTACGCAAATTATTTACGGTAAAGTCAAGCAAACCAATCAAGACGTTCCGTTGACGCTGGCTAGTGCGGTCGTGGGCGATCGCTTTGTCCTATTTGCCAACAGTCCTAAGGTGTTGCGCAATGCAATTAATAATGTCCAAGCGCCTGATCTAAACTTGGCGAACTCGCCGGATTATCAACGGGCCATCAGCCATTTGCCGCCGCAACGAATTGGGCTCGCCTACCTCAACCTGCCCCAATTTGCAGCAGCCCTGGGCGATCGCACCATTCTGAATCAGTTGGATACGCTCACGGGTAAGGAGTCTGTCACTTACCAAGGCATGGCGATTGGGTTATCGGCTAACCGCCAAGGCTTAGTGGCTGATGTTGCTCTCGTCCCCACCCAGCCCAGCGATCGCACAGAAGTTGCTACCTTGTCCCAACCGATCGCGGCCCTCCAGTACTTACCCACCAATAGCCAGTTCATTGCAGCTGGAACTCAGCTTCAGGCCACTTGGCAGGGCATTCTTGCAGGAACGAAAGGGTATGCTAAACTTTCCGATTGGATCCAAAAGCCGATTCAATCCCTAGAATCCCGCTGGCATCTGACACTGACCAATGACATCCTCAACTGGGTCAAGGGGGAATATGCCTTTGCCCTTCTCCCCAACAAAACCGCTAAAGCCGCTCAGCCCGATTGGATTTTGATGGTCGATCGGAGTGACGAGACAGCCCTACAGCAGGGAATTCAGCACCTTAATGAGCTAGCTAAACAGCAGGGTCTGACCCCAGGAAAAATCCAGCTGGGGCAGCGGACTGTGGATGCTTGGACTCAGTTAGCATCGACGCCCACCATTCCAGCCGATCGTGGGTCTAGCTCGACCGATCTCACCCTCACCGAGCGTAACTTACAAGTCCAGGTGGCTGGGGTACACACCGCGATCGATCACTATGAAGTCTTTGCCCCTTCGATCGAAATCCTAGACACCGTTCTTCAAAACAATTCATCCGCTTCCACGGTTACCAGTCGCTTCAAAGGACTGAATACACCCAACAACGGCTATTTGCAGGTTAGCTGGCCGACCCTACAAGCCCAATTGGAGCAAGACTTACCAGGATTTAAGCTGCTGGAGTTGACAGCCCAGCCACTCCTAGGGAACCTGCAAGCACTGAAGCTCAGCGGTTACGGTCAGCAAGAGGGCATTACCACCGGGGGGCTACTTTTAGAATTCCGCTAGAATTCCGCAATCCGTGATTGATCCGAATAATTGCGAATAATTGATACCCCCGCGATCGCAGGAATTCTTGGGCCAAGAAGCTTGCGATCGCAATGATTTTTTAGGCCAACGACTCCAAGCGTTGCTGTGCTAAGCAAGCCGCTTCAACCACACTGGGGTTACTGTCTTTTGCTAAATATTTCAACGCGGATAAACTTTTTTCTGTCGGCAGATTACCGAGTGCTTCTGCCAGCCGTTGCCGCACCAACCAGTCCTCCGCTTGGGCAAACCGCAGAATTTCATCCACCGCATCAATGGCTCGAATTTCCCCGAGGGCTGCGATCGCGGCCTGGTGTAGGACAACTTCTGGGCTGTCCAAAGCCTTTACCAACACATCCCTAGCTCGAGGATCCTTGAGATTGCCCAATGCCACTGCTGCACTAAATCGAACCAGCCATTGCGTATCTTCATAGAAGGCTCGAACCAAAGGTTCAAAGGCTCGGACATCTTCAAGATACCCGAGCGCACCCGCCGCATCGGCTCTGACGCCATAGTCTGCTTCTGTTTGCAAGACTTCTACCAAAATGGGCAGGCATTCATCCGTCGGCTTCAGCCCCAGAGAAAACACCGCCATCGATCGCACCTGCTGGTTTTCGTCATGCAATACCTTTTTAATTAAAGGAACCGCATCCTCAGGAGGCACCTCTCTTAGCGCAGCCAGTGCTAATTTTCGATCTTTGACACTGGGACTTTCTAACCGACTAGAAATCTGCTCGAGAGA
It encodes:
- a CDS encoding ATP-grasp domain-containing protein, producing the protein MDLLEYQAKELFRTVGIPVLPSQRIDRPKDLRNLTIPYPVVLKSQVYIGGRGRMGGVRFVENTIDAVAAAQTIFNLPIMGEYPKALLAEAKFDAVQEFYLAVTLNRSIRRPVLLGSCKGGMEVQSAIDQMQQVVVDGDFSPFYARQLALKMGLQGDLMNAVSQVIEKMYWLLDDKDLDLIEINPLAVDHAGQIMALDGKVTVNDGSLGRHPDLASLSESPIVNPLDRQPELQMTMDTNGSIGLICNGAGLTMATLDLVYQAGGKPLCFLNIGSETHHQWLPNTLCQRLDQGLHRMGQQSQLKIILVNLVGGIVSCQDIAQTLVEFLQNHTHNVRTYTRTQEDTIVSRVTFTPQVIVRLAGKDYEAAKEILSGTSIVVLEDLDAAIKEVMQRVKPNKTSS
- the hrcA gene encoding heat-inducible transcriptional repressor HrcA, with product MSIQVTLNNRQQQVLWATVRHYVATAEPVGSEVLVKEYKMSVSSATIRNAMGFLEKAGLLYQPHTSAGRVPSDSGYRLYVDHLMQPMPQMTPQVERLLADRLQASNWSAEAVLKGAAQILATLSGYITLITTPLTHNLELRHLQLVQVDPKRVMLILVTDTYETQSVLMDLPESPEPEDAELLEQELQVLSNFLNDRLRGKTLVDVQAVDWRELGQEFERYGSLLTAIVQEVDQRLAQGAAPTQILISGLAEVLRQPEFSELQQLQTILQLLEEGQQQLVPLIFDRPQGGDLQASRDRRVMVRIGAENPLEPIRSCTLISSTYHRGNIPVGSIGVLGPTRMDYDNAIALVEATADYLSERLS
- a CDS encoding rhodanese-like domain-containing protein, coding for MFQPTLPSISVEELAQQLANMPDSLQLVDVREPEELAIAQLPNSISLPLSQYEVWSRDIHSRLDADQAIVVLCHHGMRSAQMCQWLMGQGFTQVKNITGGIDAYSVLIDPSIPRY
- a CDS encoding DUF3352 domain-containing protein, translating into MKRQSLFSALTLVVAIPLLVVLLGFGWMLSQGAFGGGGRGATSEPTAMIFIPKNAPAMVSLLGTPDRLATVRQALVPANLKKQARQEFEVFRDSLLGSSDAQYDQAIKPWLGNEITAAITNLDVDRDTETGNQVGYLLALTTKNTQRSREFLQLFWQQRAVSPQDLVLEQYQGTQIIYGKVKQTNQDVPLTLASAVVGDRFVLFANSPKVLRNAINNVQAPDLNLANSPDYQRAISHLPPQRIGLAYLNLPQFAAALGDRTILNQLDTLTGKESVTYQGMAIGLSANRQGLVADVALVPTQPSDRTEVATLSQPIAALQYLPTNSQFIAAGTQLQATWQGILAGTKGYAKLSDWIQKPIQSLESRWHLTLTNDILNWVKGEYAFALLPNKTAKAAQPDWILMVDRSDETALQQGIQHLNELAKQQGLTPGKIQLGQRTVDAWTQLASTPTIPADRGSSSTDLTLTERNLQVQVAGVHTAIDHYEVFAPSIEILDTVLQNNSSASTVTSRFKGLNTPNNGYLQVSWPTLQAQLEQDLPGFKLLELTAQPLLGNLQALKLSGYGQQEGITTGGLLLEFR
- a CDS encoding GspE/PulE family protein, with product MKATSLSVWKQLKQRAITVDEALELLIDRDGNVIFELLDGEVSDRFMRQFADRQSLPTVIPLLLWRNCYYLGCPKALSQAELRAIGERTLTEIKVIPVAEKSYRTWYHLAHLDRNTISAVPLVNPLTGEREQEDIGQITELHLSRAEDQIGRIKTIISGALRNRASDIHLEPTAEGLRVRYRIDGILRDITTLPPEISRRAIVALKVMSSMDIAESRRPQDARIGESYASGEQNEMGLDMRVSTLPCVGGEKAVIRLLPRENPFSGMDELGFTPHTLEIYQSWLKQPQGMVIFTGPTGSGKTSTLYTSLQTIATEYVNVVTVEDPVEYVLPRITQTQVHEAAGMTFAAGLRSILRQDPDIIMVGEIRDHETAETAVRAALTGHLVLTTLHTNDATSAIPRLKDIGPDPGLLSDALLGVVAQRLVRKVCPHCAEPYTPTDKELTILGITREEAQAHNWMKGKGCARCFNSGHLGREAIIELLNIDDTVRQIIYEGTMTQLHGYLAESNFESFRMAAIAKVNAGVTTVDEILRVLPHSALARRKTVRPPAHIPPTHIKVINQQAI
- a CDS encoding CoA-binding protein, whose amino-acid sequence is MIFSPTSQVIIQGITEPLGMTYAPLMKTYGTHIIAGVSPGYGGSTVADIPIYDMVEQIPTIARGISTTVICTHPYAALDAALEAIRAGIRQIILISQGIPPLDMVHLVRQAEATETLVVGPNGPGVIVPGQLLLGIHPPDFYMPGNVGLITRNGPLTYEIARTLTRAGIGQSIGVSIGCDAIVGSTFPQWLQILEEDDQTEAIVLVGEIGGDSEERAAHYISEAIDKPVVAYIAGHTAPRNRRIGHAGAIIESKTFDFGPDIGTAESKVAAFKRAGVPVAERPSQIPDLVHKLLKRSPSKLQAS
- a CDS encoding HEAT repeat domain-containing protein; translation: MLFSLEQISSRLESPSVKDRKLALAALREVPPEDAVPLIKKVLHDENQQVRSMAVFSLGLKPTDECLPILVEVLQTEADYGVRADAAGALGYLEDVRAFEPLVRAFYEDTQWLVRFSAAVALGNLKDPRARDVLVKALDSPEVVLHQAAIAALGEIRAIDAVDEILRFAQAEDWLVRQRLAEALGNLPTEKSLSALKYLAKDSNPSVVEAACLAQQRLESLA